The Paeniglutamicibacter sulfureus genome includes a region encoding these proteins:
- a CDS encoding amidohydrolase — MANTTIPQSLKMSAASAAEMGETYKYLHATPELSMQEHKTADYLAKRLEDLGLEVFRCGGTGVVGVLRNGEGPVIGMRADTDGLPVLEDTGLDYASTATGSLDDGTEVPTMHACGHDTHMATALKTAELYAGATDAWAGTVVFVLQPGEETAAGARAMVEDGLWDKAPKPEIMFGQHVMNGLTGTVSLLGGAAMTTADSFKVTVFGQGSHGSMPEHSIDPIVLGASMVLRLQTIVSRQVAPQSAAVLTIGSFHAGLKENVIPDRAVFTINVRTFEPEVRDIVLTSIRRIIAAEAEASGAPEPLIEDISNFPPLYNDPAETEKLAEEFRAEFGEERVLQGSPVMGSEDFGALAAAIGVPSVFWFFGGNDAKTLAAGHPPANHSPFFAPVMEPTLSTGVEAAVRALYSKLGK, encoded by the coding sequence ATGGCCAACACCACGATTCCCCAGTCCCTGAAAATGTCCGCGGCCTCGGCGGCCGAAATGGGCGAGACCTACAAGTACCTGCATGCCACCCCCGAGCTGTCCATGCAGGAACACAAGACCGCAGACTACCTGGCCAAGCGGCTCGAGGATTTGGGGCTTGAGGTGTTCCGCTGCGGCGGCACCGGCGTGGTCGGCGTGCTGCGCAACGGCGAGGGACCAGTCATCGGCATGCGCGCCGACACCGACGGGCTGCCAGTGCTCGAGGACACCGGCCTCGACTATGCCAGCACCGCGACAGGTTCCCTGGATGACGGCACCGAGGTCCCGACCATGCACGCCTGCGGCCACGACACTCACATGGCCACTGCGCTGAAGACCGCCGAGCTCTACGCCGGTGCCACCGATGCCTGGGCCGGGACCGTCGTGTTCGTGCTGCAGCCAGGCGAGGAAACCGCCGCCGGCGCCCGCGCCATGGTTGAGGACGGGCTCTGGGACAAGGCGCCCAAGCCGGAGATCATGTTCGGCCAGCATGTGATGAACGGGCTCACCGGCACGGTCTCGCTGTTGGGCGGAGCGGCCATGACCACCGCAGACTCCTTCAAGGTCACCGTCTTCGGACAGGGCTCCCACGGCTCGATGCCCGAGCACTCCATCGACCCGATCGTGCTCGGCGCGTCCATGGTGCTGCGCCTGCAGACCATCGTCTCGCGCCAGGTCGCCCCGCAGTCCGCGGCCGTGCTGACCATCGGGTCGTTCCACGCCGGGCTCAAGGAAAACGTCATCCCCGACCGCGCCGTGTTCACCATCAATGTGCGCACCTTCGAGCCGGAGGTCAGGGACATCGTCCTCACCTCGATCCGGCGCATCATTGCCGCCGAGGCAGAGGCCTCCGGCGCGCCCGAGCCGCTGATCGAGGACATCTCCAACTTCCCGCCGCTCTACAACGACCCGGCCGAAACCGAAAAGCTGGCCGAGGAATTCCGCGCCGAGTTCGGCGAGGAGCGGGTCCTGCAGGGTTCGCCGGTCATGGGCAGCGAGGACTTCGGTGCGCTGGCCGCGGCGATCGGCGTGCCCTCGGTGTTCTGGTTCTTCGGCGGAAATGACGCCAAGACCCTGGCCGCCGGCCACCCGCCGGCAAACCACTCGCCGTTCTTCGCCCCGGTCATGGAACCGACACTGAGCACCGGCGTCGAGGCGGCTGTCCGCGCCCTGTACTCGAAGCTCGGCAAGTAG
- a CDS encoding IclR family transcriptional regulator — translation MSTQSVKTAIQVIETISLHQPIGLSDIAKRTGGSKATVLRMLATLKEMNWVQQSDTRDAAWSLSFHAYAVTARAGLGVDLRDIAIGPMNGLQLDTRETVHLCVPDGKSLVVIERLDTPHVLRAFLALGTPIPLHASATGLAFLGASADEFVRDVLAGPLEGVSEQTVTDPESVWKLVRETRERGYAINEEGLSSGITSLGAPIVNSAGVPVGSVSISGPSSRIEPAKYEEYGTAVVRTAGEISALLRGSR, via the coding sequence GTGAGTACGCAAAGCGTGAAGACGGCAATCCAGGTCATTGAGACAATCTCGCTGCACCAGCCCATCGGGCTTTCGGACATTGCCAAGCGGACCGGAGGGTCAAAGGCCACGGTCCTACGCATGCTCGCGACACTCAAGGAGATGAATTGGGTGCAGCAAAGCGATACGCGGGATGCGGCCTGGTCGCTCTCGTTTCACGCGTATGCAGTGACCGCCCGTGCTGGCCTAGGCGTTGACCTGCGGGACATTGCCATTGGCCCGATGAACGGCCTGCAACTGGACACCCGGGAAACGGTGCACTTGTGTGTCCCCGACGGCAAGTCGCTGGTTGTCATCGAGCGGCTCGACACCCCGCACGTGCTGCGCGCGTTTCTGGCGCTGGGAACCCCCATTCCCCTGCACGCCTCGGCAACCGGGTTAGCCTTCCTGGGAGCGTCCGCCGACGAGTTTGTCCGCGACGTCCTTGCCGGTCCGCTGGAGGGCGTCAGTGAGCAAACTGTCACCGACCCCGAGTCCGTGTGGAAACTGGTGCGCGAAACGCGGGAGCGCGGCTACGCCATCAACGAGGAGGGGTTGAGCAGCGGCATCACGTCGCTGGGGGCGCCCATCGTGAATTCCGCGGGAGTGCCGGTCGGCAGCGTGTCGATTTCCGGGCCCTCGAGCCGCATCGAGCCAGCAAAGTATGAAGAGTACGGCACCGCCGTCGTGCGAACCGCGGGCGAAATCAGCGCGCTGTTGCGCGGTAGCCGCTAA
- a CDS encoding SLC13 family permease, whose product MSSQIIALLIFVGIFAVATLRKVHLGVIMFAAAAGVGIWLADLEMKQVIGGFPVSILVLLVGVTYFFAIAQENGTVDRIIESAIAKVGDNAFVLPIVFFALSVGISAMGSPLAGLVLTPIGMPLAKKYGIDRMLMGLAIGCGLSAGGFAPTSLFGIVTYGTAHSVGIPLNPLLLFGVALGANLVLMIAAYAMFGGFGLLKSRASGSFSPSAAPRFAGRGPLPAHPFEREGLTRRSAEAARSSLQTLEKADAAPAVRTRMNTTQLVTVLCMLGLLTSVIVLAMCGLDPDIGILCFAFASVMTLVDPKTGKTAVAKIDWSTVLMVGGIITFVGVLQKMGAVELLGEAASRIGAPIVAALVICLIGGLVSAFASTTGMLAALVPLAIPLVASGDIAGWALIAALGVCSSIVDVSPFSTVGATLVATVEEDERPRINKLLTRWGMSMVVIGPLGLVGALVLPTMF is encoded by the coding sequence GTGAGTTCTCAAATCATTGCCTTGTTGATCTTCGTGGGAATCTTTGCCGTGGCCACGCTTCGCAAGGTGCACCTCGGTGTCATCATGTTCGCCGCGGCCGCCGGTGTCGGCATTTGGCTGGCCGACCTGGAAATGAAGCAGGTGATCGGGGGCTTCCCCGTCTCCATCCTCGTGCTGCTCGTGGGGGTGACCTATTTCTTCGCCATCGCCCAGGAGAACGGGACCGTCGACAGGATCATCGAATCCGCCATTGCCAAGGTCGGCGACAACGCCTTTGTTCTCCCCATCGTCTTCTTCGCATTGTCCGTCGGCATATCGGCCATGGGCTCCCCGCTGGCGGGCCTCGTGCTGACCCCCATCGGCATGCCGCTGGCCAAGAAGTACGGCATCGACCGGATGCTGATGGGACTTGCCATCGGCTGCGGCCTGAGCGCCGGAGGATTCGCCCCGACCAGCCTCTTCGGCATCGTGACCTATGGGACCGCCCACTCGGTGGGAATCCCGCTGAACCCGCTGCTGCTCTTCGGCGTCGCGCTTGGCGCCAACCTCGTGCTGATGATCGCCGCCTACGCCATGTTCGGCGGTTTCGGGTTGCTCAAGTCGCGGGCGAGCGGGTCCTTCAGCCCCTCGGCAGCACCGCGCTTTGCGGGCCGCGGACCGCTTCCCGCCCACCCGTTCGAGCGCGAGGGACTGACCCGCCGCAGCGCCGAGGCTGCACGCAGCAGCCTGCAGACCCTGGAGAAGGCCGACGCCGCGCCGGCCGTGCGCACGAGGATGAACACCACCCAATTGGTCACCGTGCTGTGCATGCTCGGACTGCTCACCAGCGTCATCGTCCTGGCAATGTGCGGACTGGACCCGGACATCGGCATCCTGTGTTTCGCCTTCGCCTCGGTCATGACCTTGGTCGACCCGAAGACCGGAAAGACCGCAGTGGCCAAGATCGACTGGTCCACGGTCCTGATGGTCGGCGGCATCATCACCTTCGTCGGCGTGCTGCAGAAAATGGGAGCCGTCGAGCTGCTGGGCGAGGCGGCCAGCCGGATCGGCGCCCCGATTGTCGCGGCCCTGGTCATCTGCCTGATTGGCGGCCTGGTCTCGGCCTTCGCCTCCACCACCGGAATGCTCGCGGCCCTGGTGCCGCTGGCCATCCCGTTGGTGGCATCCGGCGACATTGCCGGCTGGGCCCTGATCGCCGCGCTCGGTGTCTGCTCCTCGATCGTGGATGTCTCCCCGTTCTCCACCGTGGGGGCCACGCTAGTGGCCACCGTCGAGGAAGACGAGCGCCCGCGCATCAACAAGCTGTTGACCCGGTGGGGCATGTCCATGGTCGTGATCGGCCCGCTGGGCCTGGTCGGGGCGCTCGTGCTGCCCACCATGTTCTAG
- a CDS encoding CaiB/BaiF CoA transferase family protein, with translation MSDSFPQKENPLLPLSGIRVIDLSRALAGPYCTALLADMGADVIKIETVTGGDSSRSWPPFDGDHSLYFDSTNRNKKSISLDLYSDAGRELLAGLLADADALVENFKPGTMEKMGLAAERLRAINPRLIVSSITGYGTAGPWKDRAGLDQVIQATSGLTSVTGRSAEETYRVGIPIVDITTGMVSAFALVSALYARARGGDAHNVSTSLFETALGLSAFQGQTALTLDRAPEPQGNNHPTIAPYGAFATASDDIVVAVATESQWAAFCSVIGRIDLAEEPRFATGRDRALHREELNDLITRELSTRPATAWIEELNGVGIPSGPVFDYVQAVSSDQARALGLIAETRRADGTQLRVLRGPVSIDRVPTPVRQAPPALGEHSREILSDMGLDDEQINRLMAEGIVREPAVLAPSGATA, from the coding sequence ATGTCAGATTCATTTCCCCAGAAGGAGAACCCCTTGCTGCCCTTGAGCGGTATTCGCGTCATCGACCTCAGCCGCGCGCTGGCCGGCCCCTACTGCACCGCATTGCTCGCGGACATGGGTGCGGACGTCATCAAGATCGAGACCGTCACCGGCGGGGACTCCTCGCGGTCCTGGCCGCCGTTCGATGGGGACCACAGCCTGTACTTCGATTCCACCAACCGGAACAAGAAGTCGATCTCGCTGGATCTCTACAGCGATGCCGGACGGGAACTGCTCGCCGGGCTGCTGGCCGACGCCGATGCGCTCGTGGAGAACTTCAAGCCCGGAACCATGGAAAAGATGGGGCTTGCGGCCGAGCGGCTGCGTGCCATCAATCCACGGCTGATCGTGTCCTCGATTACCGGCTACGGCACGGCCGGACCCTGGAAGGACCGTGCCGGTCTGGACCAGGTCATCCAGGCGACCTCCGGGCTGACCTCGGTCACCGGCAGAAGCGCGGAGGAGACCTACCGCGTGGGCATTCCGATCGTCGACATCACCACCGGCATGGTCTCCGCTTTCGCGCTGGTCAGTGCGCTCTACGCCAGGGCACGGGGAGGGGACGCCCACAACGTCTCCACCTCGCTGTTCGAGACCGCGCTGGGACTCTCCGCCTTCCAGGGGCAAACCGCGCTGACGCTGGATCGCGCGCCGGAACCCCAGGGCAACAACCATCCGACCATCGCGCCCTACGGGGCCTTCGCCACGGCCAGCGACGACATCGTGGTGGCGGTGGCCACCGAATCCCAGTGGGCAGCATTCTGCTCGGTGATCGGGCGAATCGACCTGGCCGAGGAGCCACGCTTCGCCACCGGCCGGGACCGGGCACTGCACCGCGAAGAACTCAACGATCTGATCACCCGGGAGTTGTCGACCCGGCCGGCCACCGCATGGATCGAGGAGCTCAATGGCGTGGGGATCCCCAGCGGTCCCGTGTTCGACTATGTGCAGGCGGTCAGCAGCGACCAGGCCCGCGCGCTGGGACTGATTGCCGAAACCCGGCGCGCCGACGGAACCCAGCTGCGCGTGCTGCGCGGCCCCGTGAGCATCGACCGCGTGCCCACGCCGGTGCGCCAGGCACCGCCCGCCCTGGGCGAGCACAGCCGCGAGATCCTCTCCGACATGGGACTCGACGATGAACAGATCAACCGCCTGATGGCGGAGGGCATCGTGAGGGAGCCTGCCGTCCTGGCCCCGAGCGGAGCGACGGCATGA
- a CDS encoding enoyl-CoA hydratase/isomerase family protein translates to MSATTAAAQTVAGRISSAIKGDIGEIVIENPSQRNALTRNMCIDLAAQVRLLDADPQVKVITLRGCGDDFSAGAAINELGRVLFDEGANGEAIDHLSAADAAICAARKPTVALVRGTCMGGGWQIASACDMSIAADTVRLAVTPSKLGIIYPRSGIERLVQRLGADKAKYVLFSADLIPAQKAAAWGLLTDVVPEDEFEVLSQGLVSRMAMRSQYSIHTMKSLIDSMVSGSSAEDELWRAEWAKLPASEDFAVGQRAFLEGERPRFTWGG, encoded by the coding sequence ATGAGCGCAACGACGGCGGCAGCCCAAACGGTGGCAGGTCGCATCTCCAGTGCAATCAAGGGCGACATCGGCGAGATTGTGATTGAGAACCCGAGCCAGCGCAATGCCCTGACCCGGAACATGTGCATCGACCTCGCCGCACAGGTGCGCCTGCTCGATGCCGACCCCCAGGTCAAGGTCATCACGCTGCGTGGCTGCGGAGACGACTTTTCGGCCGGTGCCGCCATCAACGAACTCGGCCGGGTCTTGTTCGACGAGGGCGCGAACGGGGAAGCCATAGACCACCTCAGTGCCGCCGATGCGGCGATCTGCGCGGCGCGCAAGCCAACAGTCGCACTGGTGCGCGGGACGTGCATGGGCGGAGGCTGGCAGATTGCCTCGGCCTGCGACATGAGCATTGCCGCCGACACCGTCAGGCTTGCGGTCACCCCGTCCAAGTTGGGCATCATCTATCCGCGTTCCGGCATTGAACGCCTGGTTCAGCGGCTGGGCGCGGACAAGGCGAAGTACGTGCTGTTCAGCGCGGACCTGATCCCGGCGCAGAAGGCAGCGGCCTGGGGGCTGTTGACGGACGTGGTCCCGGAGGACGAGTTCGAGGTCCTGAGCCAGGGTCTGGTCTCCCGCATGGCCATGCGCTCGCAATATTCGATCCACACCATGAAGTCGCTGATCGATTCCATGGTTTCCGGGAGCAGTGCGGAGGACGAGCTGTGGCGCGCGGAATGGGCGAAGCTGCCGGCCAGCGAGGACTTCGCCGTGGGCCAACGCGCGTTCCTGGAGGGCGAAAGGCCGCGCTTCACCTGGGGCGGCTGA
- a CDS encoding NAD(P)-dependent alcohol dehydrogenase has product MKTRAAIAIAPETDLEIREVEVDEPRADELRVRMVASGVCHTDAIIRDQWYPVPLPVVLGHEGAGIVEAMGSDVQGFAEGDKVVIGPAFCGRCEQCLAGHPMYCVNFYDRNFGVQRPDGSKSFSDAQGPIGSHFFGQSSFAELTNVVAHGAVKVPDGVPLEILGPLGCGIMTGSGAVLNVLQPQPGSSIAVFGTGAVGMAGMLAAKAAGATTIIMVDIVPERLDFAKELGATHTVNSKETDPVEAIKEITGGGANFALDTTGVPPVFSQMTQSLATRGHGALVGAAKLGTEAPFAIGNLLLTGIKVSMVIEGDAVPKEFIPRLVSLHARGLFPFDKLIKKYPFEDINRAFADSADGSTLKPVIVF; this is encoded by the coding sequence ATGAAAACCAGAGCAGCAATCGCCATTGCCCCCGAAACCGATCTGGAGATCAGGGAGGTCGAAGTCGACGAACCCCGTGCCGACGAGTTGCGGGTGAGGATGGTTGCCTCAGGTGTCTGCCACACCGACGCCATCATCCGCGACCAGTGGTACCCGGTGCCGCTGCCGGTGGTCCTGGGCCACGAGGGTGCCGGGATCGTCGAGGCCATGGGGTCCGACGTGCAGGGATTCGCCGAGGGTGACAAGGTCGTTATCGGCCCGGCCTTCTGCGGTCGCTGCGAGCAATGCCTCGCCGGGCATCCAATGTATTGCGTGAACTTCTACGACCGGAACTTCGGAGTCCAGCGCCCGGATGGCTCGAAGTCCTTTTCCGACGCGCAGGGACCGATCGGGTCGCACTTCTTCGGCCAGTCGTCCTTTGCCGAGCTCACTAACGTGGTGGCCCACGGGGCGGTCAAGGTCCCCGATGGCGTGCCGCTGGAGATCCTTGGCCCCCTGGGCTGCGGCATCATGACCGGTTCCGGGGCCGTGCTCAATGTCCTGCAGCCGCAGCCCGGTTCCTCCATCGCGGTGTTCGGCACCGGAGCGGTGGGCATGGCCGGCATGCTGGCAGCCAAGGCCGCCGGCGCGACGACGATCATCATGGTGGACATCGTCCCCGAACGCCTGGACTTTGCCAAGGAGCTGGGAGCCACCCACACCGTGAACTCCAAGGAGACCGACCCGGTCGAGGCGATCAAGGAAATCACCGGTGGAGGCGCCAACTTCGCGCTGGACACCACCGGGGTGCCCCCGGTGTTCTCCCAGATGACACAGTCATTGGCCACCCGGGGCCACGGTGCCTTGGTCGGCGCCGCCAAGCTGGGGACCGAGGCGCCGTTCGCCATCGGCAACCTGCTGCTGACCGGGATCAAGGTTTCCATGGTCATCGAGGGCGACGCGGTGCCCAAGGAATTCATTCCCCGGCTGGTCAGCCTGCACGCCAGGGGCCTGTTCCCATTCGACAAGCTGATTAAGAAGTACCCGTTCGAGGACATCAACCGGGCCTTCGCCGATTCCGCGGACGGCTCGACGCTGAAGCCGGTCATCGTGTTCTGA
- a CDS encoding UPF0158 family protein, whose protein sequence is MLKLEDLDLDMIAMAMQDDGSMGVEYYLNTLTGELVMAGLDDDDLEVDPEELEDEKYAGVDRIESYESYQHMEDFTRSLPEGEVRAKLEQTLIRSKPFRHFKDVLGFFPEEREAWYRFKDEAMRRVVIEWLVGIEAVEDPDPAGTREK, encoded by the coding sequence ATGCTGAAACTCGAAGATCTCGATCTGGACATGATCGCCATGGCCATGCAGGATGACGGCTCCATGGGCGTGGAGTACTACCTCAACACCCTCACGGGCGAGCTTGTCATGGCCGGACTCGACGACGACGACCTCGAGGTCGATCCGGAGGAACTCGAAGACGAGAAGTATGCCGGGGTCGACCGCATTGAATCCTACGAGTCCTACCAACACATGGAGGATTTCACCCGTTCCCTGCCGGAAGGCGAGGTCCGCGCAAAACTCGAGCAGACGCTGATCCGCAGCAAGCCGTTCCGCCATTTCAAGGACGTGCTCGGCTTCTTCCCGGAGGAACGCGAAGCCTGGTACAGATTCAAGGACGAGGCCATGCGCCGGGTGGTCATCGAGTGGCTGGTCGGGATCGAGGCCGTAGAGGATCCTGATCCCGCCGGAACCCGCGAAAAATAA
- a CDS encoding SLC13 family permease: MTKTALKPAPPAENDLREASSVRPARKRRVMLISVAAIAFLGLLALVMGRAIFAPAAAADSEPPMTSTQIIPLVILVVMFIVATKWPVNIGVMGLVASFGVGYFMLGMSDKEILADFPASIVLTIIGVTYFFSMAQHNGTIDIIVRSCVRMVRGKTMLLPWVFFLVAAALTSLGTFSPAAVALLAPAAIGFAYESRIHPVLMGAFIINGAHAGGFSPLSVAGVLVHDISLENGFPISPGGLFVASFVINLILSVLTVVVFALLGKLRDGDGSAHMAEVAAGSTRPRGQQIFTLALIGAMLVCALGFGLPIGFVALSAGLLLALFNIKAQQKFVAGISWSTVLLVAGMITYVSLLTHVGVIDTLAHKALALGAPILIALVLCYVIGVGSAFASSTALLAAFIPLAGPLLAVSSLSASGTVAAIAIAATVVDVSPFSTAGALVVANAHENDRQRVYKQLMYYAGGIVLVAPALTWALLVPTGIM; this comes from the coding sequence ATGACCAAAACAGCATTGAAGCCAGCTCCACCGGCAGAGAACGACCTTCGCGAAGCGTCATCCGTGCGACCGGCCCGCAAGCGCCGTGTCATGCTTATTTCGGTCGCCGCGATCGCCTTCCTCGGTCTGCTCGCCCTCGTCATGGGGCGTGCCATCTTCGCCCCGGCGGCCGCCGCTGATTCGGAGCCGCCCATGACTTCCACACAGATCATCCCGCTGGTCATCCTCGTCGTGATGTTTATCGTCGCGACGAAATGGCCAGTGAACATCGGCGTGATGGGGCTGGTGGCATCCTTCGGCGTCGGCTACTTCATGCTTGGCATGAGCGACAAGGAGATCCTGGCGGACTTCCCCGCCAGCATCGTGCTGACCATCATCGGCGTCACCTACTTCTTCAGCATGGCCCAGCACAACGGGACCATCGACATCATCGTCCGCAGCTGCGTGCGCATGGTGCGCGGCAAGACGATGTTGTTGCCCTGGGTGTTCTTCCTGGTTGCCGCCGCACTGACGTCGCTGGGCACCTTCTCCCCGGCGGCAGTCGCACTGCTGGCCCCAGCTGCCATCGGCTTCGCCTACGAGTCGCGGATCCACCCGGTGCTCATGGGCGCGTTCATCATCAATGGTGCCCACGCCGGCGGATTCTCGCCGCTGTCCGTGGCAGGTGTGCTGGTCCACGACATCTCGCTGGAAAACGGCTTCCCCATTTCCCCGGGCGGACTCTTTGTCGCCAGCTTCGTCATCAACCTCATTCTTTCCGTGCTGACCGTTGTGGTGTTCGCCCTCCTGGGCAAGCTGCGCGACGGCGACGGCAGCGCGCACATGGCCGAGGTCGCTGCGGGCAGCACCCGTCCCCGGGGACAGCAGATCTTCACGCTGGCACTGATCGGCGCGATGCTCGTTTGCGCCCTGGGCTTCGGTCTGCCTATCGGCTTTGTCGCGTTGAGCGCCGGATTGCTGCTGGCCCTGTTCAACATCAAGGCGCAGCAAAAGTTCGTCGCCGGGATCTCCTGGTCGACCGTCCTGTTGGTGGCGGGCATGATCACCTACGTCTCGCTGCTCACGCATGTTGGCGTCATCGACACCCTGGCCCACAAGGCCCTGGCCCTGGGCGCGCCCATCCTGATCGCACTGGTGCTGTGCTACGTGATCGGCGTCGGCTCGGCCTTCGCTTCCTCCACCGCACTGCTGGCCGCCTTCATTCCGCTGGCCGGTCCGCTGCTGGCCGTCAGTTCGCTGAGCGCCTCCGGCACGGTGGCGGCCATCGCCATCGCCGCAACCGTGGTGGATGTTTCGCCGTTCTCCACCGCCGGAGCGCTGGTCGTCGCCAACGCCCATGAGAACGACCGCCAGCGCGTCTACAAGCAGCTGATGTACTACGCAGGCGGGATCGTCTTGGTGGCCCCGGCGCTGACCTGGGCATTGCTGGTTCCCACCGGGATCATGTAA
- a CDS encoding PrpF domain-containing protein: MKIQAEWMRGGTSKCWVFETDHLETTATNLDELLPRMFGSPDSRQIDGVGGATSTTSKAVILHRSSDPEVDVEFTFAQVGIEEATVDWGSNCGNCSAVVGLYAIEKGWVLPSGDATLITTRNTNTGQIIVQRVPTPGGALPIVPDAHMPGVVFPGYKVGLGFRDPAGMTTGSLLPSGAANDLLDADGTQWTVSMVDAGAPVVIVRAEDLGLDTARYETWVDGVELQLDTLEKIRRQAAVLMGLAATPAEAVRAIPKVAIVGAPAADPECDVNVMMLSMGKPHPALAITGSIALTLAAQTPGTVLGDITGAMPRATLRLRTPAGVIETWSEERDGSLLVGVDRTARTIASSTIHLPEAIGSAAEASLASASY, translated from the coding sequence ATGAAGATACAAGCCGAATGGATGCGCGGAGGTACCAGCAAGTGCTGGGTCTTCGAAACCGATCACCTGGAGACGACCGCAACCAATCTCGATGAACTGCTTCCCCGGATGTTCGGCAGTCCCGATTCACGGCAGATTGACGGCGTCGGAGGGGCAACCTCGACGACCAGCAAGGCAGTGATCCTCCACAGGTCCTCCGACCCCGAGGTCGATGTGGAATTCACCTTCGCCCAGGTCGGCATCGAAGAGGCCACCGTGGACTGGGGAAGCAACTGCGGAAACTGCTCCGCGGTCGTGGGACTGTATGCCATCGAGAAGGGCTGGGTGCTTCCGTCCGGGGACGCAACCCTGATCACCACCCGGAATACGAACACCGGGCAGATCATCGTCCAGCGCGTGCCCACCCCCGGCGGGGCCCTGCCCATCGTTCCCGATGCCCACATGCCCGGCGTCGTCTTTCCCGGGTACAAGGTCGGACTCGGCTTCCGGGATCCGGCGGGAATGACCACCGGCAGCCTGCTGCCCTCCGGTGCGGCCAACGACTTGCTGGACGCTGACGGCACCCAATGGACCGTGTCCATGGTGGACGCAGGGGCGCCGGTCGTGATTGTCCGCGCCGAGGACCTGGGGCTGGACACCGCCCGATACGAGACCTGGGTCGACGGAGTCGAACTGCAGCTGGACACCCTGGAAAAGATCCGCCGGCAGGCTGCCGTGCTCATGGGACTCGCGGCCACCCCCGCCGAGGCCGTCAGGGCCATCCCCAAGGTCGCCATCGTCGGAGCCCCGGCAGCCGATCCGGAGTGCGACGTGAACGTCATGATGCTCTCGATGGGCAAGCCCCACCCGGCGCTGGCCATCACCGGAAGCATCGCGCTGACCCTTGCAGCCCAGACCCCCGGGACCGTGCTGGGCGACATCACCGGTGCCATGCCGCGGGCCACGCTGCGGCTGCGCACCCCCGCGGGCGTGATCGAGACCTGGAGCGAGGAACGCGACGGTTCCCTGCTGGTCGGCGTCGACCGCACCGCCCGCACCATCGCCAGCTCCACCATCCACCTCCCCGAGGCCATCGGCAGCGCCGCCGAAGCCTCGCTTGCAAGCGCCAGTTACTGA
- a CDS encoding universal stress protein, with protein sequence MAIVACYTDTPEGRAAVARAHQESTRLGEELVVVNVDGNGSGDGDETSGLDLAGSGEGTSRVRVVPRSPSIHDAADLVLQTQQDTNATLIVLGLRRRSRVGKLIMGSHAQRILIEADCPVLTLKAV encoded by the coding sequence ATGGCCATTGTGGCTTGCTACACCGACACCCCCGAGGGGCGCGCCGCCGTTGCCAGGGCCCACCAGGAATCGACCCGTCTGGGCGAAGAACTGGTGGTTGTCAACGTCGACGGCAACGGATCCGGCGACGGGGATGAAACCAGCGGGCTCGACCTCGCCGGATCCGGCGAGGGGACGAGCCGGGTCAGGGTGGTGCCGCGCTCGCCGTCCATCCATGATGCCGCCGACCTGGTCCTGCAAACCCAGCAGGATACCAATGCCACCCTGATCGTCCTCGGACTGCGGCGTCGTTCCAGGGTGGGGAAGCTGATCATGGGCAGCCACGCCCAGCGCATCCTCATCGAGGCAGACTGCCCAGTCCTCACCTTGAAGGCGGTCTAA